The region aatgcagtaataaccaacgagtaatctagctaacaattccaaaactactaccttatacacacaagtgtaaagggataaataatatgtccataaagatatatgaatgagtgatggtgaTGGTTGTAATAAAATTATTGCAACTTACACTAtgttaccaaaagtatgtggacacctgcttgtcaaacatctcattccaaaatcatgggcattaatatggagtcggtCCCCCCTtcgctgctataatagcctccactcttctgggaaggctttccaccagatgttggaacattgctactgggacttgcatccattcagccacgaggattagtgaggtcaggcattgatgttgggtgattaggcctggctagcAGTCCGCGTTCccattcatcccaaaggtgttcaatggggttgatgtcagggctctgtgcaggccagtcaagttcttccacaccaacctcgggcacattgtcatgctgaaacaggaaagagccttccccaatCTTGTGCCACaaggttggaagcacagaatcgtctagaatgtcattgttatGCTgtggcgttaagatttcccttcagtggaactacgggtcctagcccaaaccatgaaaaacagccccagaccattattcctcctccaccaaactttacagttggcactatgcattggggcaggtagcgttgtcctggcatccgccaaacccagattcgtccatcggactgccagatggtgaagcatgatgcatcactccagagaacgcgtttccactgctccagagtccaatggcggtgagctttactcCACTCGAGCCGACGATTGGCATGGTGATCTTATGCTTGtgtgcttggccatggaaacccatttcataaagcttCCGACAaagagttattgtgctgacgttgcttccagaggcaatttggaacttGTTAGTGAGTGTTACAACTGAGGACAGACATTCTTTTACACACTTCAGCattcggtggtcccgttctgtgagcttgtgtggcctaccacttcgtgtctgagccgttgttgctcctagacatttccacttcacaataacagcacttacatttgaccagggcagctctagcaaggctaactgacttgttggaaaggtggcatcctatttacggtgccacgttgaaagtcactgagctcttcattaaggcGATTATATTGCCAGTATTGGTCTAtcgagattgcatggctgtgtgctcaaatttatacacctgtcagtaacaGGTGTGGCTCAACTAGCCAAATGCACTAATtggaaggtgtccacatacttttgtatatattgtgtatttgCATTGTGGTCCTCTGAAGAGTGTGTCTGAAGTGTGTTCGCTTCCATTTTAGGTATTGGTTGGCAGCACACCATGCAGATAGCAGAGCGTCTGTACACCCAGGGCTGGAGGAAAAACAACAAGACAAGATGCAAAAAtacgtttttttgttgttgtcaataATGATGTTTGGTttgtgatgtgattggtctgaagccaaatccaaacgggCTTCCcttgacattttttgttgttgttggtgcgcCACGACcaatcacagttgagctcactctgTTTAGCTCAACACCGATTGGCTATTATTTGATACTTTTTTTATGAAGGCAGGTCATATGTTCAccggcttcccttgcattcaatgctacggactgcaacaatgtcatactctttattaccagacagcatcagatagatgtgCTAcgtatacagagacagagggtggctGTTTtgctcgctcggatgctttctccagtgagatacattcagcctcttgtgaaTTGAAGGACATTTTATGGAATACGAGAGAGACAAAAGatagaaaataaaaaaattaaaagttTCTTGGTACATTTTTGGGCATCGAGGAATACACAACACTGCCATCCAgtcagagccagagagccagtcagtcagagccagagagccagtcagtcagagccagagagccagtcagtcagagccagagagccagtcagtcagagccaGTGGTTACAGATGTCTATCCTAGGCCCTAGGCTGGGTCAGGGAGGTAAAATGGTGAAATGTTATCTTTTGGCTAAACGTTTCTGCTAAGCAGTATTACGGTATGTTACTGTAAATTATGATTAatattcatattattatacaTGCTAGGCCACTACGAACCCACTAACTATTCTGTTTGGCGCTCTGGGCTGGGGACTGGGTCAGGGGACTGGGTCAGGGGGACTGGGTCAGGGGACAGGGGGACTGAGTCAGGAGGACTGGGTTAGGGGGACTGGGTCAGGAGGACTGGGTCAGGTGAACTGGGACAGGGGGACTGGGTCAGTGGGACTGGGTCAGGAGGACTGGGTCAGGGGGACTGGGTCAGGAGGACTGGGTCAGTGGGACTGGGACAGGGGGACTGGGTCAGGAGGACTGGGTCAGGGGGACTGGGTCAGGAGGACTGGGTCAGGGGGACTGGGTCAGGAGGACTGGGTCAGGAGGACTGGGTCAGGGGGACTGGGTCAGGGGGACTGGGTCAGGGGGACTGGGTCAGGAGGACTGGGTCAGGGGGACTGGGTCAGGAGGACTGGGTCAGGGGGACTGGGTCAGGAGGACTGGGTCAGGGGGACTGGGTCAGGAGGATTGGGTCAGGGGGACTGGGTCAGGAGGACTGGGTCAATGACCATTCATTCTATTCCTGTTTCAAAATGGACATCAAGTCTAAGCTACTGGGTTCCTATTTGTTGGTCAAAGTTTGACTACATAATAATTGTTGTTAGAGCACCACTCTcatttattgttattgttattttaattttattttaaacaacacaaaacaaaatatacaAAAGATAACATACCCAGACccacctgtccagacccacctgtccagacccacctgtccagacccacctgtccagacccacctgtccAGACctacctgtccagacccacctgttctCAGTTTTTAAGTATATGTTTTTTCATGACAATTGACTAGAAGAGTGTCGTCCAACCCGTCGGGCATCTCACCGCCCCCTCATAtaatgtcttgaaatatgcagaccttacatttacattgtaatacttctaACAGCCAACATTCTAACTCCGCCCATAACTTCCTGGACTTGATTGCGTTCCCAGAAGGCATGGgttattgagtcattgttagttttacaaTTAAGACATCACTCTGttgttgtgctgtagaatttgtgaTTTTTTGTCTCTTGCATGTGTTTTTACTGGATAAAGGGAACATTTTAGTTATCTATAATTtcgttaaaaccaccctcagatttaggaaggttaaaaccaccctcagacttagggaggttaaaaccaccctcagacttaggaaggttaaaaccaccctcagacttaggaaggttaaaaccaccctcagacttaggaaggttaaaaccaccctcagacttaggaaggttaaaaccaccctcagacttaggaaggttaaaaccaccctcagacttaggaaggttaaaaccaccctcagacttaggaaggttaaaaccaccctcagacttaggaaggttaaaaccaccctcagacttaggaaggttaaaaccaccctcagacttagGAATGTTAAAGCCACCCTCAGACTttggaaggttaaaaccaccctcagacttaggaaggttaaaaccccCCTCAGACTTAGggaggttaaaaccaccctcagacttaggaaggttaaaaccaccctcagacttaggaaggttaaaaccaccctcagacatAGGAAGGTTAAACCACCCTCAGATTTAGGAAGgataaaaccaccctcagacttaggaaggttaaaaccaccccctgacttaggaaggttaaaatcaccctcagacttaggaaggttaaaaccaccctcagacttaggaatgttaaaaccaccctcagacttagGGAGGTTAAAACCACCTTcagacttaggaaggttaaaaccaccctcagactttggaaggttaaaaccaccctcacaCTTAGGAAGGTttaaaccaccctcagacttaggaaggttaaaaccaccctcagacttaggaaggttaaaaccaccctcagacttagggaggttaaaaccaccctcagacttaggaaggttaaaaccaccctcagacttagGGAGGTTAAAACCACCTTcagacttaggaaggttaaaaccaccctcagactttggaaggttaaaaccaccctcagactcaggaaggtttaaaccaccctcagacttaggaaggttaaaaccatcctcagacttaggaaggttaaatCCACCCTCAGactaaaaccaccctcagacttaggaaggttaaaaccactcAGACGcagacttaggaaggttaaaaccaccctcagacttaggaaggttaaaaccaccctcagacttagGGAGGTTAAAACCACCTTcagacttaggaaggttaaaaccaccctcagacttaggaaggttaaatCCACCCTCAGACTtcggaaggttaaaaccacccgcagacttaggaaggttaaaaccaccctcagacttaggaaggttaaaaccaccctcagacttagGGAGGTTAAAACCACCTTcagacttaggaaggttaaaaccaccctcagacttaggaaggttaaaaccacccgcagacttaggaaggttaaaaccaccctcagacttaggaaggttaaaaccaccctcagacttaggaaggttaaaaccaccctcagacttaggaaggttaaaaccaccctcagacttaggaaggttaaaaccaccctcagacttcggaaggttaaaaccaccctcagacttaggaaggttaaaaccacccgcagacttaggaaggttaaaaccaccctcagtgGAGATGTAAAACATTCCTTTTAGTTCTATGAGTTTTATTTGCCCATATGAAGTCTGTTATGACAGAGTACACTTTTTTTTAGAGAATGTCTTCGGTGGGGTAATTGGTATAGGCACTTTCATTTGTCAGTAGATACCAGTTTACCCAGTAAGGGGACGGGATGGTCAATCAAATAAGGAAGATTACATAAACATTATTTTAGTGGAAATTTGCTCAATTTTGGTATCTAGTCTGAAATCTCTGACTGCCTTCCACCATGAAAAGGCATGTGCTAAAATTAGATTACTTTGAGGCACGCGCACAAACACTTTGGTCGAGCGGTGAGGCACCAGGCCTCTGACACACGGACAGCAGACGTTAGTTCCCCCCTCCTTTAACCGGTTTGGTGGCCGAGATGTGGCCTTTGGTCGGTGGTGAGGGACCAGGCCTCTGACACACGGACAGCAGACGTTAGTTCCCCCCTCCTTTAACTGGTTTGGTGGCCGAGATGTGGCCTTTGGTCGGTGGTGAGGGACCAGAAAAGGGGGCTTTTAAATGAACAGATCCACTTGAGCTGAGGAAGTCATTAAAGCATTAgtggtctttgtgattgaatctgtgcttgaaattcactgctttactgagggaccttacagatacttgtatgtgtggggtacagagatggagtAGTCATTCAAACATCATGTTAACCCCTATTATTTAACACAGGATGAGTCTGTGCAACATCcattttggaaaaagtcaaggggtgtgagtactttctgaaggccctgtatgtaTGTGGTTACTGATGAATAACGGTGGTTTTTCaaagcctcgcaaagaagggcaccgattggtaaaaataaataaaaagcagacgctgaatatccctttgagcctgGGGAagatattaattacactttggatggtgtatgaaTACACCCGGTccctacaaagatacagacgtccttcctaactcagttgagaaagaggaaggaaaccactcagggatttcaccacgaggccaatggtgactttaaaacagttacagagttgaatggctgtgaaaggagagaactgaggatgaatcaacaacatagCTAAATGGGATAGTAAGGAAATGGTTTGATTTCAAGGAAAGCAGTGGTGTCCTTGTGTGTCTGTAACACCCAACAGGCTTGTGTGGCAGAGGACCAAGTAAAAATAGAAGTAAAGGAAAAACAGTCTGAGGAATCAAAGGAGAGTAGTTTCACTTCTCAAAGGTCTACCTCACAGACTTCTTCTACCTTCTCACTGATGTCTTCAATCTGGTGCATTAAATCAACTACATAAAACATATTTCCTACGATCCCTGACGATCACGAAGGAATTCCCTCTGAGCCAACCTAAAACTCCAGGATCTGGTATCCCTGGAGGAGTGCAAAGGAcaaatacagtgagctccaaaaaaGTAATGGGACAGTGAATGttttcatgttgttctgtctctgtgctccagcactttggatattaaatgatacaatgactgtgagtttaaagtgcagactgtcagctttaatttgagggtattttttatatatacatataaccgtttagaaattacatttacattacatttacattacatttacattacatttacatttacattacattacatttacattacatttacattacatttacatttacatttacattacatttacattacatttacattacatttacatttacatttacattacatttacattacatttacatttacatttacattacatttacattacatttacattacattacattacatttacattacatttacattacatttacatttacatttacattacatttacatttacatttacattacatttacattacatttacattacatttacatttacatttaagtcatttagcagacgctcttatccagagcgacttacaaattggtgcattcaccttatgacacccagtggaacagccactttacaatagtgcatctaaatcttttaaggggggtgagaaggattactttatcctatcctaggtgttccttaaagaggtggggtttcaggtgtctccggaaggtggtgattgactccgctgtcctggcgtcgtgagggagtgtgttccaccattggggagccagagcagcgaacagttttgactgggctgagtgggaactgtacttcctcagtaaATTAcaacactttttgtacatagacCCCCCTCATTTTAGGAGACCGAAAgttttgggacaaattcacttatgtgtgtattaaagtagtagaAAGTAAAGTAGTTGGTCCCATATTCACACggaatgactacatcaagcttgtgactacaaatTTGTTGGACGCCTTTGCTGTGTTTCAGATGATTATTTCGCGGCCAGTAGAAATGAATGATAAATAAGAAAACTGTAACTAGACCActgaggaacattcaatgtcgtcttggtaagaaactccagtgtacatttggccttgtgttttaggctattgtcctgctgaaaggtgaatgtgtctcccagtgtctggtggaaagcagactgaaacaggttttccactaggattttgcctgtgctttgctTTATTCCGTTTCATTTGAcatccttgccgatgacaagcatacccataacatgatgcagccaccaccatgcttgaaaatatgaagagtgacaCTCAGTGATGTCTTGTATTTGCGCCAAATataccttcttttttttttaggaCAAAAAAGTTTGTTTCTTTGCCCCATTTttggcagttttactttagtgccttgttgaaaacaggatgcatcttTTGGAAcatattttattctgtacagacattcttcttttcactctgtcatttaggttagtattgtggagtaactatgccgttgatccatcctcagttttctcctatcacggccattcaactctgttactgttttaaaatcaccattagcctcatggggaaatccctgagCGGATTACTTCCTCtttggcaactgagttaggaagttgcgactgtatctttgtagtgactgggtgtattgatacaccaatCAGTGCCCATCTTTGTGAGGTATTGGAAAaaaagggcttgtaaagtaaacatttcacggtaaggtctatacttgttgtattcggcgcatgtgacaaacaaagattgatttgattttgatttaaacCGACCAGATGTTAGAGGTGAAAGGGAAAGTCCAGAACTGAAACTACATTCCTTCAATCAGGAGGGAACTCGGCCTGTATTCAAGTTCACTTTCACTTTCATTTGGCCTTTTTTTCAAAGGACACCTAAACTTCTTTCCTGGAAACGGGAACCTTTCCACAGAATCTGCTTGTCTCCCAGTCAGTTATTCTACAGTAGTCTACAATTAACACAGTCCTCTTATTGATTAGGTGAATCAATTCATGTTATAAATATACCAGATTGATACAATGAACCTTGTACTTTTATCCATTATTCAGACTCTACTAACACAAACACAATATTGCATTTGTTTTATGGTATTTGTGTTATATTGTACAGCTACTGGGGAGCTGTTACCAACTCCCTGCATAGTGTACATTTGATAAggattatttttacatttttacatagCCAGAATGTATTTGCACATGAGATTCGTCTTTTGAGTTCTCAGGAAAATGTATAGTTGTCTCTCATTCAACAGAATATCAGGGAGGATTTGGTCATGCAATGCAAGGTCCTCTTCAGTGCTGCTCAGACAGCTTGGATCATATCATGCCTCCAACATGCTTCCCTTTTACTGTTTAGATATTTTATGGGAAAAGGGTTCGATCTATACATTGAGTTTTGATGGTGGCAATATGGAGGGGGCTCACATTGATATTTCTATTATGTAACCCCCCGTAATTCAAACCCTGTACGGTTATGGAGTAGGTCATTCCCTGTCAGAGAGGCTGTTTCCCCCTGCCTTCAACATGCCTCCTGGTCTACTGTCAGAGAGGCTGTTTCCCCCTGCCTTCAACATGCCTCCTGGTCTACTGTCAGAGAGGCTGTTTCCCCCTGCCTTCAACATGCCTCCTGGTCTACTGTCAGAGAGGCTGTTTCCCCCTGCCTTCAACAACAGAGAGGCTGTTTCCCCTGCCTTCAACATGCCTCCTGGTCTACTGTCAGAGAGGCTGTTTCCCCCTGCCTTCAACATGCCTCCTGGTCTACTGTCAGAGAGGCTGTTTCCCCTGCCTTCAACATGCCTCCTGGTCTACTGTCAGAGAGGCTGTTTCCCCCTGCCTTCAACATGCCTCCTGGTCTACTGTCAGAGCCTTCAACATCCCTCCTGGCTCAGAGAGGCTGTTTCCCCCTGCCTTCAACATGCCTCCTGGTTCCCTGTCAGAGAGGCCCTGCCTTCAACATGCCTCCTGGTCTACTGTCAGAGAGGCTGTGCCTTCAACATGCCTCCTGGTTCCCTTCAACATGCCTCCTCAACATCCCTCCTGGTTCCCTGTCAGAGAGGCTGTTTCCCCTGCCTTCAACATGCCTCCTGGTCTACTGTCAGAGAGGCTGTTTCCCCTGCCTTCAACATCCCTCCTGGTCTACTGTCAGAGAGGCTGTTTCCCCCTGCCTTCAACATCCCTCCTGGTCTACTGTCAGAGAGGCTGTTTGCCTTCAACATCCCTCCTGGTCTACTGTCAGAGAGGCTGTTTCCCCCTGCCTTCAACATGCCTCCTGGTTCCCTGTCAGAGAGGCTGTTTCCCCCTGCCTTCAACATGCCTCCTGGTCTACTGTCAGAGAGGCTGTTTCCCCCTGCCTTCAACATGCCTCCTGGTCTACTGTCAGAGAGGCTGTTTCCCCCTGCCTTCAACATGCCTCCTGGTCTACTGTCAGAGAGGCTGTTTCCCCCTGCCTTCAACATGCCTCCTGCCTCCTGGTCTCAACATGCCTCCTGGTTCCCTGTCAGAGAGGCTGTTTCCCCCTGCCTTCAACATGCCTCCTGGTCTACTGTCAGAGAGGCTGTTTCCCCCTGCCTTCAACATGCCTCCTGGTTCCCTGTCAGAGAGGCTGTTTCCCCCTGCCTTCAACATGCCTCCTGGTTCCCTGTCAGAGAGGCTGTTTCCCCCTGCCTTCAACATGCCTCCTGGTCTACTGTCAGAGAGGCTGTTTCCCCCTGCCTTCAACATGCCTCCTGGTCTACTGTCAGAGAGGCTGTTTCCCCCTGCCTTCAACATGCCTCCTGGTCTACTGTCAGAGAGGCTGTTTCCCCCTGCCTTCAACATGCCTCCTGGTCTACTGTCAGAGAGGCTGTTTCCCCCTGCCTTCAACATGCCTCCTGGTTCCCTGTCAGAGAGGCTGTTTCCCCCTGCCTTCAACATGCCTCCTGGTCTACTGTCAGAGAGGCTGTTTCCCCCTGCCTTCAACATGCCTCCTGGTCTACTGTCAGAGAGTGTTTCTGAGAAACAAGATGTCTAGTGTGAAAGGAGAAGCAGGGAAAAGGGAAAAACTCCCGCTTTCATCTTCCTCCCACTCTCATTGGATGACTGCCAGAGAGGGCAAGGAATTCAGTATAAATACAAGCCAAGCTCTCCTCCATTCACAACTTCTAtcacttctctcctcctttcacaACGTTCATCACTTGACTGAGCTGTCCATCCAGACTCTGAAAGAAACTGAAGAAGCAGTATCCATGACCAACACGATGACATCAACGGTCCTCATCAGCTTCCTGGCCTGTCTGCTCCTGGTCAATGTTGAAGGTAACATCTCTGAAATATCTTCAATTATATTTCTAATATCGTTGACATCTTTATTAGAAATCTGTAGCATATGAATTGACTTGCAAAGCCTGGGAGATGTGTAGTAAAACAATAGGTTTGATTTCTGACTGAAGAGTTTAGTTCTTAGCTGCAATAATGCCATAACCAAACCTGCCATAAACCTTTCTTGTCATCTCCAGGCCAGGTGGGTCATTCTAAAGCTCGGTGCCTGTGTCTGAATGGACTGGTGAACCACGTTAAATCTCGTCACATTGAGAAGCTCGAGGTGTACACCTCCAGCCACTCCTGCAGGAACATGGAGATCATGTaagaagtctgtctgtctgtctgtctgtctgtctgtctgtctgtctgtctgtctgtctgtctgtctgtctgtaccataTTAATATCAGTGCATATTGTGACCAGCTCAGTAGATGGACACAATGGTAAATGTTGCTATTTATTTGTACACCTGCTAGTAGGATAATATTATTTCTCTATATGCTCAGTTGGAAAGTGGTGAAGGCTAACTTCTAacagtagtctctctctccttgtatATTCAGTGTCACTCTGAAGAACGGAAAAGGGAAAAAGTGTCTGAATCCAGAGGCTCCATTTGCCAAGAAAACCATTGAGAAAATAATGAAAAAACACAGGTGAGGACAACATATGCAGACTTCATTACAGATTCAATACACACTAACTGATCCATATGCATCTTTctcaacagagcaatactcaGTACATCAGTATTACATCAGTATTTCCATATTATATCAGTACATCAGTATTCTATCAGTATTTACCATATTATATCAGTACATCAGTATTACATCAGTATTTCAGCATTATATCAGTACATCAGTATTACATCAGTACTATATCAGTACATCAGTATTACATCGGTATTTCAGTATTATATCAGTACATCAGTATTATATCATTATTTCAGTATTATATCAGTACATCAGTATTATATCAGTATTTCATTATTATATCAGTATTTCAATATGATATCAGTACATCACTAGTATATCAGTACTATATCAGTATATcattatatcagtattatatcagTATGTCAGTATTATATCAGTACTATATCAGTACATcattatatcagtattatatcagTACATCAGCATTATATCAGTAATATGTATATTACAATATGTACATTATATATGTATTACTGATATATGTACTAATGATATATGTACTAATGATATATGTACTAATGATATATGGATAATGATTGTTTTTCCTTTCAGGAGTGTGCAGTGAACTGAAGACTGCCTGAAGACTGCCTAAAGACTGCCTAAAGACTGCCTAAAGACTGCCTGAAGACTGCCTGAAGACTACCTGAAGACT is a window of Oncorhynchus keta strain PuntledgeMale-10-30-2019 chromosome 25, Oket_V2, whole genome shotgun sequence DNA encoding:
- the LOC118357958 gene encoding C-X-C motif chemokine 11-1-like, which codes for MTNTMTSTVLISFLACLLLVNVEGQVGHSKARCLCLNGLVNHVKSRHIEKLEVYTSSHSCRNMEIIVTLKNGKGKKCLNPEAPFAKKTIEKIMKKHRSVQ